A single region of the Thioalkalivibrio nitratireducens DSM 14787 genome encodes:
- a CDS encoding type II toxin-antitoxin system VapC family toxin yields the protein MNVVDSSGWLGCCGDGPNAEAFAEPLAQPEELVVPAISVFEDFKRVLQQRDETAAIQAAALMRQGRVIALDGSLAMAAAKLSVDLSLPMADSIILATAREFGATLWTQDADFEGIEGIQAPTPRAR from the coding sequence TTGAACGTCGTCGATTCCAGCGGCTGGTTGGGGTGCTGCGGCGACGGACCCAACGCCGAAGCCTTCGCGGAACCGCTCGCGCAACCGGAGGAACTCGTTGTCCCGGCGATCAGCGTCTTCGAGGATTTCAAACGAGTGCTGCAGCAGCGCGACGAGACCGCGGCCATTCAGGCCGCGGCACTGATGCGGCAGGGCCGCGTGATCGCTCTCGACGGCAGCCTCGCGATGGCGGCCGCCAAGCTTTCCGTCGATCTCTCATTGCCGATGGCGGACAGCATCATCCTCGCAACCGCTCGGGAGTTCGGTGCGACGCTCTGGACCCAGGATGCAGATTTCGAGGGAATCGAGGGCATTCAGGCGCCCACGCCCCGCGCTCGTTGA
- a CDS encoding DUF4351 domain-containing protein: MLYQRGWDRQRIIDLFAVIDWLLRLPQELEERLWGAVMELEQEKNMPYVTSIERIGLRRGLDQGREEGRKEGRKEGEATVLLRLIELKFGPPDAAMRKRVESADAETLLRWSERILTAASLDELFA; encoded by the coding sequence TTGCTCTATCAGCGGGGCTGGGACCGGCAGCGGATCATCGATCTGTTCGCGGTGATCGACTGGCTGCTACGCTTGCCGCAAGAACTGGAAGAACGGCTATGGGGAGCGGTGATGGAACTGGAGCAGGAGAAGAACATGCCATACGTGACATCGATTGAGCGGATCGGGCTGCGCCGGGGCCTGGACCAGGGCCGGGAGGAAGGCCGGAAGGAAGGTCGGAAGGAAGGCGAGGCCACCGTGCTCTTGCGTCTGATCGAACTCAAGTTCGGCCCGCCGGATGCCGCCATGCGCAAGCGCGTGGAATCCGCTGATGCGGAGACGCTGCTGCGCTGGTCTGAACGCATCCTGACCGCCGCGAGTCTGGACGAACTCTTCGCCTGA